The genomic segment ATTTAGAGTTATTAACTAATCCGCAAAAACATTTAAAAAATGCAAAATCTATAATTTCACTTGCTATGTCCTATGGTAACAGTAATACTAGAAAAAAAAGTTTAAATTATTCAATAAGTAATTATACTTTAGGTAAAGATTATCATCTTATTTTTGATAAAAAATTAAATATTTTAGATAAATTTTTAAAAGATAATTCAAAAAATATTAAAACCAAATCATATGTTGATACTGGTCCAATTTTAGATAGAGCTATTGCTGAAAGAGCAGGATTAGGTTGGATTGGTAAAAATAACAGTTTAATTACTAAAAAATATGGATCATATGTATTTTTAGGAGAAATAATAACTAATTTAGATTTTACTCCTGATAGAAAAATTGAAAAAAAATGTGCTTCCTGTCAAAAATGTATAGAAATATGTCCTGGGAATGCTTTAGTTGATCAATTTCATATTAATCCTAATAATTGTATTGGGTATTTAACTCAAAAAAAAGGAATTATTCCAGTTGAAGAACGAAAAAAAATAGGAGATAATTTGTGGGGTTGTGATAAATGCCAGGAAATATGTCCTTATAATAAAAATATATTAACAGATATTCACAATGAATTTGAGATAAAATTAAATGAAGATTTAAAAACAATTTTAAACTTTTCCAAAAATAATTTTCCAGCTAAGTGGAAAAATTCTGCCTTAAGCTGGCGTGGTATTAGAATATTAATCCGAAATGCTCTTATTGTTATAGCTAATTCTAATCTTAAAAAATATATTAAAGAAGTAAAAACATTATTTGGACATTCTTCTTCAGTTATTAGAGCTTATGCATATTGGACATATAGTGAAATTTCTGATGACTATAATAAAATAATAGAAAATCAACTACAAAAGGAAAAATCTCCTGAAGCTAAAGAGGAATTAACCAAAATATTATATCAGAGGTGAAAATATGATTAATATAACTCTAAATGGAAA from the Halanaerobiales bacterium genome contains:
- the queG gene encoding tRNA epoxyqueuosine(34) reductase QueG, giving the protein MINKSIIIDKAKEIGFDLVGFTTAEPFTNIKNILLKRKEKNELSPFINDDLELLTNPQKHLKNAKSIISLAMSYGNSNTRKKSLNYSISNYTLGKDYHLIFDKKLNILDKFLKDNSKNIKTKSYVDTGPILDRAIAERAGLGWIGKNNSLITKKYGSYVFLGEIITNLDFTPDRKIEKKCASCQKCIEICPGNALVDQFHINPNNCIGYLTQKKGIIPVEERKKIGDNLWGCDKCQEICPYNKNILTDIHNEFEIKLNEDLKTILNFSKNNFPAKWKNSALSWRGIRILIRNALIVIANSNLKKYIKEVKTLFGHSSSVIRAYAYWTYSEISDDYNKIIENQLQKEKSPEAKEELTKILYQR